One Burkholderia gladioli genomic window, CCGCAGGAATTGCGCTTCATGATCGAGGTGATCTCGACCGCGGCCGTGCCTTCGTCCTTCATGCGGCCCAGGCGCAGCACGCCCTGCAGCCCGAGCGTGATTTCGGTCTGCATGTCGGCGAGCTTCTTCTGGATCAGCTGGTTGGCCGCCAGCGGCCGGCCGAACTGCTGACGATCGAGCACGTACTGGCGCGCGGTGTGCCAGCAGGATTCGGCGGCGCCCAGCGCCCCCCAGGCGATGCCGTAGCGCGCCGAATTCAGGCAGGTGAAGGGCCCGCGCAGGCCGCTCACCTCCGGCAGCAGGTTCTCCTCGGGCACGAACACCTCGTCGAGCACGATCTCACCGGTGATCGAGGCGCGCAAGCCGACCTTGCCGTGGATCGCCGGCGCCGACAGGCCCTTCCAGCCCTTCTCGAGGATGAAGCCGCGGATCGTGTCCTTACCGTCCTCGTCGAGCTTGGCCCAGACCACGAACACGTCGGCGATCGGCGAATTGGTGATCCACATCTTCGCGCCCGACAGTGCGTAACCGCCCGCCACCTTCTTCGCGCGCGTCACCATGCTGCCCGGGTCCGAGCCGTGATTCGGCTCGGTCAGGCCGAAGCAGCCGATCCACTCGCCGCTGGCCAGCTTCG contains:
- a CDS encoding acyl-CoA dehydrogenase, with translation MGAAAFHWDDPLLLDQQLADDERMVRDAAQAYAQGKLAPRVTEAFRHERTDATIFREMGEIGLLGPTIPEQYGGPGLNYVSYGLIAREVERIDSGYRSMMSVQSSLVMVPIFEFGSEAQKQKYLPKLASGEWIGCFGLTEPNHGSDPGSMVTRAKKVAGGYALSGAKMWITNSPIADVFVVWAKLDEDGKDTIRGFILEKGWKGLSAPAIHGKVGLRASITGEIVLDEVFVPEENLLPEVSGLRGPFTCLNSARYGIAWGALGAAESCWHTARQYVLDRQQFGRPLAANQLIQKKLADMQTEITLGLQGVLRLGRMKDEGTAAVEITSIMKRNSCGKALDIARLARDMLGGNGISDEFGVARHLVNLEVVNTYEGTHDIHALILGRAQTGIQAFF